Proteins encoded within one genomic window of Granulicella pectinivorans:
- a CDS encoding sulfatase encodes MTKANRRQFLAQATSAAAVAALPRSASAAIRPPNVLFLMSDDMRVELGCYGSRFRAQTPNLDALASRGVRFDRNFCQFPLCNPSRSSLLTGQTPLRTQVLGNRTNFRDTRPDLTSLPQLFKQHGYVTARTGKIFHDIYDDEIAWTVGGGTKLQQPAAGLEHKKVIPRPPVPPPPSGIVPPLPQDNQQAAHSDQILVLEGNGEGHPENLVAETAIEYLRTYRDKPFFIGCGFSKPHSPPTAPQRFFDLYDPKKLELTPDFAAWPTVPDGFPKAAIRMRNADLFIGRGASPTEAQEVIRAYLASISWADWNIGRVLRELDVLGLRDNTIVVFVADHGYQLGEKGKWSKAGSLFEMGTRVPLIIHDPRAQGNGTASVRLVQSIDIYSTLVDLCHLKPPASGLQGESLTPLLRRPHAPWDRAAYSIWSEDGKTIHGIAVRKDHWRYAEYGPDGVNGRMLFNEQSDPLEMSNLAEDPKHAARCAELSTLARKYIKQNS; translated from the coding sequence ATGACCAAAGCGAACCGCCGCCAATTCCTTGCACAGGCCACATCGGCTGCCGCTGTCGCTGCTCTTCCGCGTTCGGCGAGTGCTGCCATCCGTCCACCCAATGTTCTCTTTCTCATGTCCGACGACATGCGCGTTGAACTGGGCTGCTACGGCAGCCGCTTCCGTGCGCAAACCCCTAACCTGGATGCACTCGCAAGCCGTGGCGTGCGCTTCGATCGCAACTTCTGCCAGTTTCCCCTGTGCAACCCATCGCGGTCCTCGTTGCTCACCGGACAGACGCCTCTGCGCACCCAGGTCCTTGGCAATCGCACCAACTTCCGCGACACGCGGCCCGACCTCACCAGCCTTCCGCAACTCTTCAAGCAGCACGGCTACGTCACCGCGCGAACCGGCAAGATCTTCCACGACATCTACGACGATGAGATCGCGTGGACGGTCGGTGGTGGAACCAAGCTCCAACAGCCTGCAGCAGGCCTGGAACATAAAAAAGTCATTCCTCGGCCACCCGTCCCGCCACCGCCCTCCGGCATCGTCCCACCGCTGCCGCAGGATAATCAGCAGGCTGCACACTCTGACCAGATCCTTGTCCTCGAGGGCAACGGCGAAGGCCATCCGGAAAACCTCGTCGCTGAAACCGCGATCGAATATCTACGCACCTATCGCGACAAACCATTTTTCATCGGATGCGGTTTTTCCAAGCCGCACAGCCCACCTACGGCACCGCAGCGCTTCTTTGATTTATACGATCCGAAAAAGCTCGAGTTGACACCGGACTTTGCCGCCTGGCCCACCGTGCCGGACGGCTTCCCCAAGGCCGCTATCCGTATGCGCAACGCCGATCTCTTCATCGGTCGCGGGGCCAGCCCCACGGAAGCGCAGGAGGTTATTCGCGCGTATCTCGCATCGATCTCATGGGCCGACTGGAACATTGGCCGTGTCCTGAGAGAGCTCGATGTCCTTGGACTTCGCGACAACACCATCGTTGTATTCGTCGCCGACCATGGCTACCAGTTGGGTGAGAAAGGGAAGTGGTCCAAGGCCGGATCTCTCTTCGAGATGGGCACACGCGTACCGCTCATCATCCACGACCCTCGCGCGCAAGGGAATGGAACGGCATCCGTTCGCCTCGTCCAATCCATCGACATCTACTCTACTCTGGTAGATCTATGCCATCTCAAGCCGCCTGCTTCAGGCCTCCAGGGCGAGAGCCTCACCCCGCTCCTCAGGCGACCGCACGCACCATGGGATCGTGCCGCTTATAGCATTTGGAGCGAAGATGGAAAAACCATCCACGGCATCGCGGTCCGCAAGGACCACTGGCGCTACGCCGAGTACGGCCCCGATGGCGTTAACGGCCGCATGCTCTTCAACGAGCAGTCAGACCCTCTGGAGATGAGCAATCTAGCCGAAGATCCAAAGCATGCCGCAAGGTGCGCCGAACTTTCCACTCTGGCGAGGAAATACATCAAACAGAACTCATAG
- a CDS encoding arylsulfatase, whose protein sequence is MQNQTRRNFIWTSLAATSGVALGASRLKASSRRPNIIFILADDMGYGDPSVYGQKKFRTPNIDRLAAEGLRFTQAYAGAPVCAPSRSTLMTGLHGGHTRVRDNFALAGGHMGYKGKEEIRRASLTPEDHTIADYLSKSGYATGLMGKWHLDGYDPAAIPTRHGFGTFKGWLTQTGSTQGYFPAQRYDNERLIDLPENANGKQGRYGTNIVTEDSVAYIKQHAAQPFFLYVAYDAPHSPYLAPDFASYANEPWEDDEKTYAAMIEYLDKGIGRIVETVKAAGIDQETIIFFASDNGPRSEPTPEQTKVIDFFDSNGPLHGYKRDMYEGGIRDPLIVRWPGHIPADRTTDVPTFFPDFVPTVLDLAGVPAERTDGISLRPYLLHPDLKVPDRLLYWEFYEPSFEQAVRWGKWKAVRHGRRGPLELYDLTLDPAEKTDIAAQHPDVVARIEQHIRANHAASTEYPDPV, encoded by the coding sequence TTGCAGAATCAGACTCGCAGGAACTTTATTTGGACATCGCTCGCCGCCACCTCTGGAGTCGCGCTTGGTGCATCCAGGCTGAAGGCCTCGAGCCGCCGTCCGAATATCATCTTCATCCTCGCCGATGACATGGGTTATGGGGACCCCAGCGTCTATGGCCAGAAAAAGTTCCGCACGCCGAACATCGATCGTCTTGCCGCCGAGGGGCTTCGCTTCACCCAGGCCTATGCGGGAGCGCCAGTGTGCGCTCCATCCCGCAGCACGCTGATGACGGGTCTCCACGGCGGCCACACACGGGTTCGGGACAACTTCGCTCTCGCTGGTGGTCACATGGGTTACAAGGGCAAGGAGGAGATTCGGCGTGCCAGTCTCACTCCGGAAGACCACACCATCGCGGACTACCTCTCGAAGAGCGGCTACGCGACCGGCCTGATGGGGAAGTGGCATCTCGACGGGTACGATCCCGCGGCCATTCCTACACGCCACGGTTTCGGCACCTTCAAGGGGTGGCTGACCCAGACCGGAAGCACGCAAGGTTACTTCCCGGCACAGCGTTACGACAATGAACGTCTCATCGATCTTCCTGAGAATGCCAACGGCAAGCAGGGGCGATATGGGACAAATATCGTTACAGAAGACTCAGTCGCCTATATCAAGCAACATGCGGCGCAACCCTTCTTCCTCTACGTCGCCTACGACGCTCCGCACAGCCCATATCTCGCGCCGGACTTCGCCTCCTATGCGAACGAGCCATGGGAGGACGATGAGAAGACCTATGCTGCCATGATCGAATATCTCGACAAGGGGATCGGGCGTATCGTCGAGACCGTGAAGGCTGCCGGTATCGACCAGGAGACGATCATCTTCTTCGCCTCCGACAACGGCCCTCGCTCAGAACCCACCCCCGAACAGACCAAGGTGATCGACTTCTTCGATTCCAACGGCCCGCTCCACGGATACAAGCGCGATATGTATGAAGGTGGCATCCGCGATCCGCTCATCGTCCGTTGGCCCGGTCACATTCCCGCAGACCGCACCACGGATGTTCCGACCTTCTTTCCCGACTTTGTCCCCACTGTGCTCGATCTCGCGGGCGTACCGGCCGAGCGCACCGACGGCATCAGCCTTAGGCCCTATCTTCTTCACCCTGACTTGAAAGTCCCTGACCGTCTCCTTTATTGGGAGTTCTACGAGCCAAGCTTCGAGCAGGCGGTTAGGTGGGGCAAATGGAAGGCAGTTCGTCACGGTCGCAGAGGGCCTCTGGAACTCTACGACCTCACCCTTGATCCAGCGGAGAAGACCGACATCGCTGCACAACACCCTGACGTGGTGGCGCGTATCGAGCAGCATATCCGTGCCAATCATGCCGCGTCCACAGAGTATCCGGACCCCGTGTAA
- a CDS encoding pyridoxal phosphate-dependent aminotransferase, producing MSSISRRSLLKQCGIAAAANLPVMSFAAPASHIPATIHVNLNENAFGPSPTVVPAITRELPRLARYATADLANEFTAQIAAYERVPPEQVVLGEILGGLGLYLGSQGAPGGEFLYSVPGYLALINAASHVGGVGVPVPLNSHFENDLPALREKVSPRTRAIYLINPHNPTGTASDPVAFRAFLEEASRQAPVIVDEAYLEYTRDFEARSAVSLVRDGANILVFRTFDKIHGLAGMPIGYTLAPAKLAAILRRNGLGDAEGLGRLNLVAAAAALNDQEHVGRVRDTVSRERAIWLQVLDELKLRHTRSETNFIFFDTGAPQANLAGSLGERGIEIARAFPPYDTWARITIGLPSENRRVRQALREIFSHR from the coding sequence TTGAGCTCGATATCTCGTCGCTCTCTTCTGAAGCAATGCGGCATTGCCGCCGCAGCCAATCTTCCTGTCATGAGCTTTGCCGCACCGGCTTCACATATTCCGGCGACGATACACGTCAATCTCAATGAGAACGCCTTCGGCCCTTCTCCCACAGTTGTTCCCGCAATCACGAGGGAGCTTCCTCGTCTCGCGCGATATGCCACGGCAGATCTTGCAAACGAGTTCACGGCGCAGATCGCGGCCTATGAGCGTGTGCCACCGGAGCAAGTTGTGCTTGGGGAGATCCTTGGTGGGCTTGGGTTGTACCTTGGAAGCCAAGGCGCACCCGGAGGAGAGTTTCTCTACTCGGTGCCTGGTTATCTTGCCTTGATTAATGCGGCCTCCCACGTAGGAGGGGTAGGGGTTCCGGTGCCCTTGAACTCGCATTTCGAAAATGATCTGCCGGCGTTGCGAGAGAAGGTGAGCCCACGCACCCGCGCTATCTACCTTATCAATCCGCACAATCCGACCGGCACCGCAAGTGATCCTGTGGCCTTCCGCGCTTTTCTCGAAGAGGCTTCACGGCAGGCGCCCGTGATCGTGGATGAAGCGTATCTGGAATACACCAGGGACTTTGAAGCACGCTCTGCCGTATCGCTCGTCCGTGACGGGGCAAACATTCTGGTTTTCCGTACCTTCGACAAGATTCATGGTTTGGCCGGGATGCCGATCGGATATACGCTAGCGCCGGCGAAGCTCGCTGCAATACTCCGTCGCAATGGATTAGGCGATGCCGAGGGGCTCGGCCGCCTCAACCTCGTCGCAGCGGCCGCGGCCTTAAACGACCAGGAACATGTCGGTAGAGTTCGCGACACCGTTTCGAGAGAACGCGCGATCTGGCTCCAGGTGCTGGACGAATTGAAATTGCGGCATACGCGAAGCGAGACGAACTTCATCTTCTTCGATACCGGCGCGCCTCAAGCGAATCTCGCAGGGAGCTTGGGGGAGCGAGGCATCGAGATCGCGAGAGCTTTTCCTCCTTATGACACCTGGGCTCGCATCACAATTGGACTACCGTCAGAGAATCGCCGCGTTCGACAGGCGCTGAGAGAGATATTCAGTCACCGTTAG
- a CDS encoding TonB-dependent receptor, which yields MGLRVFFALFILILAFPAARAQSTQGTINGVITDQAGAVIAHASVDVTNEATGVTVHTTTNEAGKYNVPALNIGTYTVSVDEKGFGRYTRAGLTLSTDQVLGVDAQLKSGTVDQNVTITSSAPELETRTSSIGQTIEAKSVSELPLGNRTSMNIVALTGGAVFIDSANYSLSGGRTKSSMTWLDGGSGQNIRIGIGTAEVSPPVDTVQEIGVISNNYGAEFGGSAGGIVIQNTKSGTNGFHGSLYEFLRNDAFDAPGYFAGISNGAKIKPELRYNIYGGTIGGPIRRDRTFFFFGYEGARQRTGSTVTLTVPTLLQRAGDFSQTFTAAGKLIPIYDPSTTRTVNGVTTRTQFAGNKITTIDPVAAALLQFYPLPNRTPDNLAGANNFRANDVGGNNTQFYLARLDHVLTPKDRVALRYIHTSGVTTNNSVYPNRAADPTTNSTSTDDIGYAQFTHTFSPTVVNDLRFLYDVRVYHQYADGVGAFPSSLGLNGVSTNAFPYFAPAGFSALGSNSQERQQYPVTVYQLVDNLSQSLGRHTIKYGAEVRRSMDHEVSLSTASGAFTFATQATALPGNTTTGNGLASLLVGFPTAFSAASTEPVTRVSWYLAGFLQDDWNITSRLTLNLGLRWETDTPIKDENNRMNSFDAAAINPVSGTPGVVKFLGVNGYRTTPYNGDYNNFAPRFGFSYQPFGLGTTVVRGGAGIFYAHPFDSGQPNAATSGFSLSESLSTPDNGITAPFLLRNGVPNVSNAGAPLTDAFGAVTVGSAATTAVSYFDPKKRTGYTTQFNLDIEQRLPGQFVLELSGIGSVAHKLAGSTQQINQINPSILSAAHSAQKDRPFPQFGNVSVVVPTNSDSNYFASMTRISRRFHNGFNLNATYTFAKFLDNSFAGGSSFGSDGGTYANYYDRASDYGPSSNDIRHQLVFSSVYELPFGPHRAFLNHGILAYAVGGWTIGNVTRAYSGAPFTVTTNTNNTNAFSSGNQRANIVGDPYIPAAQRGPSQLWLNAASFAQPAIYTFGTQRRNSLRGPGFATADFSLIRAVSFGEGRYLQLRGEVFNALNHTNLTTPSAAYGSSTFGTITSSYAARQLQIGARIVF from the coding sequence TTGGGCCTCCGAGTTTTCTTCGCTCTGTTCATTCTGATCCTGGCATTTCCCGCTGCCCGTGCCCAGTCCACCCAGGGAACGATCAACGGTGTCATTACCGATCAAGCCGGGGCCGTCATCGCGCACGCTTCGGTTGATGTAACCAACGAAGCCACGGGCGTCACCGTGCACACAACCACCAACGAAGCCGGTAAATACAACGTTCCAGCGTTGAACATCGGCACCTACACGGTCTCTGTCGATGAGAAGGGCTTCGGCCGCTACACACGCGCCGGACTCACGCTCTCGACCGACCAGGTACTCGGTGTCGACGCACAACTCAAGAGTGGCACGGTCGATCAGAATGTCACGATCACCAGCAGCGCGCCCGAGCTTGAAACGCGCACCTCGTCGATTGGACAGACCATCGAAGCGAAGAGCGTCTCTGAACTTCCCCTGGGCAACCGCACCTCGATGAACATTGTTGCCCTCACAGGCGGAGCCGTCTTCATCGATTCCGCGAACTATAGCCTCTCCGGCGGCCGGACCAAGAGCTCGATGACCTGGCTCGATGGTGGTTCCGGCCAGAACATCCGCATCGGCATTGGCACCGCGGAGGTCTCGCCTCCGGTGGATACCGTGCAGGAGATCGGTGTCATCAGCAACAACTACGGCGCGGAGTTTGGCGGTTCCGCAGGCGGCATCGTCATTCAAAACACCAAGTCGGGCACCAACGGCTTTCACGGCTCTCTCTATGAGTTTCTCCGCAACGATGCGTTCGACGCGCCCGGTTATTTTGCAGGCATCTCGAACGGTGCCAAGATCAAGCCGGAACTCCGTTACAACATCTACGGCGGCACGATCGGTGGACCCATCCGCCGCGATCGTACGTTCTTCTTTTTCGGGTATGAGGGTGCTCGCCAGCGCACCGGATCGACCGTCACGCTCACTGTTCCCACTCTCCTCCAGCGTGCAGGTGATTTCTCCCAGACCTTTACCGCTGCTGGCAAACTCATCCCAATCTATGACCCATCGACCACCAGAACAGTGAATGGTGTCACGACTCGAACTCAGTTCGCCGGCAACAAGATCACCACCATCGATCCGGTTGCCGCCGCGCTCCTGCAGTTCTATCCTCTGCCCAACCGTACCCCGGATAATCTAGCCGGCGCAAACAACTTCCGCGCAAACGATGTCGGCGGCAATAACACGCAGTTCTACCTTGCTCGTCTGGATCATGTGCTCACCCCGAAGGATCGCGTGGCCCTCCGTTACATTCACACCAGCGGCGTCACGACGAACAACTCGGTTTACCCCAATCGCGCTGCGGACCCCACGACCAACAGCACATCGACCGACGATATCGGATACGCGCAGTTTACCCACACGTTCTCCCCGACCGTCGTCAACGATCTCCGCTTCCTCTACGACGTACGCGTCTATCACCAATACGCCGATGGCGTCGGAGCCTTCCCCTCATCGCTCGGTCTCAACGGTGTCTCGACCAACGCGTTCCCCTACTTCGCGCCTGCCGGTTTCAGCGCGCTCGGCAGCAACTCGCAAGAGCGTCAGCAGTACCCGGTCACGGTCTATCAACTGGTCGACAACCTCTCGCAAAGCCTTGGCCGCCATACCATCAAGTACGGCGCGGAAGTACGCCGCTCGATGGACCACGAGGTCAGCCTCTCTACCGCGTCCGGTGCGTTTACCTTCGCCACGCAGGCCACGGCCCTCCCCGGCAACACCACTACCGGCAACGGCCTCGCATCGCTCCTCGTCGGTTTCCCGACTGCCTTCAGTGCCGCAAGCACGGAGCCCGTCACCCGCGTGAGTTGGTATCTCGCAGGCTTCCTCCAGGATGACTGGAACATCACCTCGCGGCTCACGCTTAACCTTGGCCTTCGCTGGGAGACCGACACGCCGATCAAGGATGAGAACAATCGCATGAACAGCTTCGACGCGGCTGCGATCAACCCCGTCTCAGGGACGCCGGGTGTCGTCAAATTCCTCGGCGTCAACGGATACCGCACCACGCCCTACAATGGCGACTACAACAACTTTGCGCCACGCTTTGGTTTCTCCTACCAGCCCTTCGGCTTGGGGACGACCGTTGTCCGTGGCGGTGCAGGCATCTTCTATGCCCACCCATTCGACTCCGGGCAGCCCAACGCCGCAACCTCTGGCTTCAGCCTCTCCGAATCTCTCTCCACTCCTGACAACGGCATCACCGCACCCTTCCTCCTGCGCAATGGTGTCCCCAATGTTTCAAATGCCGGAGCGCCATTGACCGACGCCTTCGGTGCCGTCACGGTTGGATCCGCCGCCACCACAGCCGTCAGCTACTTCGACCCGAAGAAGCGCACCGGCTACACCACTCAGTTCAACCTGGATATCGAACAGCGTCTTCCCGGCCAGTTTGTTCTTGAGCTCTCGGGCATCGGGAGCGTAGCGCATAAGCTTGCCGGGTCTACGCAACAGATCAACCAGATCAATCCCTCTATCCTCAGTGCCGCGCATAGCGCACAGAAGGATCGTCCCTTTCCGCAGTTCGGCAACGTCAGCGTCGTCGTCCCCACCAACAGCGACTCCAACTACTTCGCGTCGATGACGCGCATCAGCCGCCGCTTCCACAACGGCTTCAACCTCAACGCGACCTACACCTTCGCCAAGTTCCTGGACAATTCCTTCGCCGGCGGCTCTTCCTTCGGCAGCGACGGCGGCACCTACGCGAACTACTACGACCGCGCCTCCGACTATGGTCCTTCCTCGAACGACATCCGTCATCAGCTCGTCTTCTCCAGCGTCTACGAGCTCCCATTCGGACCACATCGTGCCTTCCTGAACCACGGCATCCTCGCATACGCTGTCGGTGGCTGGACCATCGGCAATGTCACCCGCGCCTACTCCGGCGCGCCCTTCACGGTCACGACGAACACCAACAACACCAACGCATTCTCATCCGGCAATCAGCGTGCCAACATCGTTGGCGATCCCTACATCCCGGCCGCTCAGCGTGGACCATCGCAGCTCTGGCTCAACGCGGCATCCTTCGCGCAGCCGGCGATCTACACCTTCGGCACCCAACGCCGCAACAGCCTGCGTGGACCTGGCTTCGCCACGGCAGATTTCTCCCTGATTCGTGCCGTCAGTTTTGGAGAAGGCCGCTACCTCCAGCTTCGCGGTGAAGTCTTCAACGCTCTCAACCACACGAATCTCACCACGCCATCGGCGGCCTACGGAAGCTCTACCTTCGGTACCATTACCTCATCCTATGCAGCACGCCAGCTTCAGATCGGTGCACGAATCGTCTTCTAA
- a CDS encoding YncE family protein codes for MFLFFALASWVHLAQSQRVVTKAYPTLGNPTTALATFDGRFVFVSVTNVGAANFKGPDAAAGSRSDVVSGIQVFRVKKGRLLPETFVRVGGKGANGLVLLPGSKTLVVGAGDAGVAFLDVHDAIRGRGVPIFVSQGAEAGVFDVVASRDGRYVFSANEYGVVDEQRGSVGVIATNIDVSGRVHEPKAVGRIAMGDVVPSITISPDGSRLYVATELLPAHRTVTVAGADNPALAKQDCVQKKGTAAHGNGFISVIDVGRAISHPTVEAILSRVASGCSPVRIAESNDMSSLYVSARGDNAVLEFDVKKLESNPVNAFRQTMATGGHAPVGLRLFQHDQWLAVANSNRFSDVDGTLAFLKLRAPSAKPLLVSAGTFPRNIGLAHDAGILYLTNYTSRTLQVIDSKGIAQ; via the coding sequence ATGTTCTTATTCTTTGCTCTTGCCTCGTGGGTTCATCTTGCCCAGTCTCAACGCGTTGTAACCAAGGCATACCCCACCCTGGGAAACCCTACGACAGCGCTGGCGACATTCGATGGTAGATTCGTTTTTGTCTCGGTTACGAACGTCGGCGCTGCGAATTTCAAGGGACCGGATGCGGCCGCAGGGAGCCGGAGCGATGTCGTGTCCGGGATCCAAGTCTTTCGCGTGAAGAAAGGTCGGCTTTTGCCCGAGACCTTCGTGCGTGTAGGAGGCAAGGGGGCCAACGGGTTGGTTCTGCTTCCCGGGAGTAAGACACTGGTCGTCGGAGCAGGAGATGCGGGAGTCGCGTTTCTCGATGTACATGATGCAATTCGTGGCAGGGGAGTGCCAATCTTCGTCAGTCAAGGAGCGGAAGCAGGCGTCTTTGATGTTGTCGCCAGTAGGGACGGACGATACGTTTTTTCGGCGAATGAGTACGGCGTTGTGGATGAACAACGCGGAAGTGTCGGTGTGATCGCGACTAACATTGATGTTTCGGGACGTGTTCATGAGCCAAAAGCGGTTGGCCGGATTGCGATGGGAGATGTTGTTCCCAGCATCACCATTTCGCCTGACGGGTCCCGGCTTTACGTGGCAACCGAACTGCTGCCCGCACATCGGACGGTCACTGTAGCTGGAGCGGACAACCCCGCTTTAGCGAAGCAAGACTGCGTGCAGAAGAAGGGAACAGCTGCGCACGGTAATGGCTTTATCTCTGTAATCGACGTGGGTCGTGCGATCAGTCATCCAACAGTCGAAGCGATTCTGTCTCGCGTCGCTTCCGGCTGCTCCCCGGTGCGGATCGCCGAATCAAACGATATGTCTTCTCTCTATGTCAGTGCTCGCGGCGACAACGCAGTACTGGAATTCGACGTGAAGAAGCTGGAATCGAATCCTGTCAATGCATTTCGGCAAACGATGGCAACCGGTGGGCACGCTCCAGTCGGTCTTCGTCTCTTTCAGCACGATCAATGGCTGGCGGTCGCAAACTCCAACCGATTCTCGGATGTGGACGGTACGCTTGCGTTTCTCAAGCTGCGTGCTCCCTCAGCCAAGCCTTTGCTTGTGTCCGCCGGAACCTTCCCGAGAAACATCGGCCTCGCCCACGATGCAGGCATTCTTTACCTGACTAACTACACCTCGCGGACCTTGCAGGTTATAGATAGCAAAGGGATCGCTCAGTAG
- a CDS encoding threonine synthase, whose protein sequence is MPQIAYLECVRCHAQISAEKPQTVHAGCPVQPPGSLYVRYDLTTLEGTNPDEVIASTAGAPWRGMWRYSAVLPDVKPVTLGEGWTPMLHSKRLTNAYLKEEGTNPTGTFKARGLSLAVSMAKQYGLRKLAVPSAGNAAGALAAYAAAADIEAHIFMPRDVPFANYVEAIAYGAKVTLVDGLISDCARIVAERREEEGWFDISTLKEPFRVEGKKTMGYELVEQLGWEYPEAVFYPTGGGVGLIGMWKAFEEMEQLGWVKPGKRPRMIAVQAAGCAPVTRAYEQNDNASQMWQNAATFASGLRVPKPYGDHIILDILRASDGIALSVSDEDILNSILDWAKYEGIFLSPEGASVTAAYDQLIANGVLSPEDKVVLFNTGSGLKYTDVTSNAMGLVRP, encoded by the coding sequence ATGCCTCAGATCGCATACCTGGAATGTGTCCGTTGCCACGCCCAAATCTCTGCTGAAAAGCCACAAACCGTTCATGCTGGTTGCCCGGTTCAGCCACCTGGATCCTTGTATGTTCGTTACGATCTCACCACACTCGAAGGCACGAACCCTGACGAGGTGATTGCAAGCACCGCGGGTGCACCTTGGCGTGGCATGTGGCGGTATAGCGCCGTCTTGCCCGACGTTAAACCCGTTACTCTGGGCGAGGGGTGGACCCCGATGCTGCATAGCAAGCGCTTAACGAACGCTTATCTCAAGGAAGAAGGCACCAATCCTACGGGCACATTCAAAGCGCGTGGTCTATCGCTGGCAGTGAGCATGGCAAAGCAGTACGGACTACGTAAGCTTGCGGTTCCGTCCGCAGGCAATGCCGCCGGTGCGCTCGCGGCTTATGCTGCCGCGGCGGACATAGAAGCGCATATCTTTATGCCCCGAGATGTGCCGTTTGCCAACTACGTTGAAGCGATAGCCTATGGCGCAAAAGTCACTCTCGTGGACGGTCTGATCTCTGACTGCGCCCGGATCGTAGCCGAACGAAGGGAGGAGGAAGGCTGGTTCGATATCTCAACTTTGAAGGAGCCGTTTCGCGTGGAAGGCAAGAAGACCATGGGATACGAACTGGTTGAGCAACTCGGCTGGGAATATCCCGAAGCTGTCTTCTATCCAACCGGTGGCGGCGTAGGGCTTATCGGCATGTGGAAGGCCTTCGAAGAGATGGAACAATTAGGTTGGGTAAAACCCGGGAAACGTCCGCGAATGATCGCGGTGCAGGCCGCGGGTTGCGCGCCAGTGACTCGTGCCTACGAGCAGAACGACAATGCCAGCCAGATGTGGCAGAATGCTGCAACGTTCGCTTCCGGTTTGCGTGTGCCCAAGCCCTATGGGGACCACATCATACTCGACATCCTTAGAGCTTCCGATGGAATCGCACTGTCTGTGAGTGACGAAGACATTTTGAACTCAATCCTGGATTGGGCGAAGTACGAGGGGATCTTTCTCTCTCCGGAAGGAGCGTCTGTAACAGCAGCCTACGACCAACTCATTGCAAACGGCGTTCTCAGTCCTGAGGATAAGGTCGTGCTATTCAACACAGGTTCTGGGCTGAAGTACACCGATGTGACCTCGAACGCGATGGGATTGGTGCGACCTTGA
- a CDS encoding PhzF family phenazine biosynthesis protein has translation MRVPFYFVDVFADQPLTGNPLAIVPNAEGFDDVVMRRIAAELNQAETTFILPSSNGSAHWRLRSFTAPGHEVFGAGHNSLGAWWWLAESGALKLSDGANQFTQEIGADLLPVEIRCRGSQLVSVVLTQSPPEFGNTCEDLQGLAEALGLKREDFSKLLPAQVVSTGAGHLLVAVRNRAAVAQAQPNSQQLAKILKEVGGEGCYLYCLDPVSPSSVAHTRFFNPTMGIVEDSATGTAAGPLACQLVEYGIVSDGATIIIEQGYEMKRPSLLSVEVNDKLVKLAGRGVQVIEGTIRIQ, from the coding sequence ATGCGCGTACCGTTTTATTTTGTCGACGTCTTTGCTGATCAACCGCTGACTGGAAATCCGCTTGCAATCGTACCCAATGCCGAAGGCTTTGACGACGTCGTGATGCGACGGATTGCCGCCGAACTCAACCAGGCCGAGACAACTTTCATCTTGCCCTCCAGCAATGGTTCAGCACACTGGCGTCTGCGTTCCTTCACCGCTCCTGGTCACGAAGTTTTTGGCGCGGGGCACAACTCACTGGGTGCATGGTGGTGGCTGGCTGAATCAGGAGCACTGAAACTGAGTGATGGAGCAAACCAATTCACTCAAGAGATTGGAGCCGATCTCTTGCCCGTCGAGATACGATGCCGTGGATCGCAGCTCGTCTCCGTGGTCTTAACACAATCACCACCGGAGTTTGGCAACACCTGCGAGGATCTTCAGGGGTTGGCTGAAGCACTGGGGCTGAAGAGAGAGGACTTTTCCAAGCTGTTGCCCGCGCAAGTTGTCTCTACTGGCGCCGGGCATCTTCTGGTAGCAGTTCGAAACCGGGCTGCCGTTGCACAGGCTCAGCCCAACTCTCAACAGCTTGCAAAAATCTTGAAGGAGGTGGGGGGCGAGGGATGCTACCTGTATTGCCTGGATCCGGTCTCACCTTCGTCCGTGGCCCACACCAGGTTCTTCAATCCGACCATGGGCATCGTGGAAGACTCTGCGACCGGAACTGCTGCCGGCCCTCTCGCCTGCCAACTGGTGGAATACGGGATCGTCAGCGACGGTGCGACGATCATCATCGAACAGGGATATGAAATGAAGCGTCCAAGCCTTCTGAGCGTCGAGGTCAACGACAAGCTCGTAAAGCTTGCCGGACGCGGAGTGCAGGTCATCGAAGGAACCATACGCATTCAATAG